The following coding sequences lie in one Rutidosis leptorrhynchoides isolate AG116_Rl617_1_P2 chromosome 6, CSIRO_AGI_Rlap_v1, whole genome shotgun sequence genomic window:
- the LOC139853315 gene encoding zinc finger BED domain-containing protein RICESLEEPER 1-like, with product MEIQSEAPAKKSKRLTSVVWNHFEKVRKADSCYAVCVHCQKKLSGSSNSGTTHLRNHLMRCLKRSNFDVSQILSAKKKKKEEHVTIANANISYDSYNGVQIKEENIIPIAYKFDQESKIEEKVNLGSCKFDQERSRLDLARMIMLHDYPPNMVEHVGFKIFVKNLQPMFEIITTSAVESDCLTIYAKERQKVFEIIQNLHCRISLAVGKWSSPENVEYLSLTANYIDDNWKLQRKILNFLTLNSSQTEDALSDLVIKCLMDWDVDRKLFSMTLDDCFSHDDITSRTKSWLSQNRPLLRNGELFDMRCASHLVKSLIQDCMESLKEVSEKIRESVRYVKSSLVTQAKFDELAQQADIATVKSLRLDNQMRWNSTYLMLDTALEYRGAFYLLQEHDSDYATSISEEEWQWASSIASFMKLLVEVTKVFSHSQNKFPTANIYFSEICDIHIQLIDFCKNPDEFISSLATNMKIKFDKYWDKCGLGLAIAAILDPRFKMKLVEYYYKQIYDIEAPERIRDVSEGIRELFNEYSIDPCSLDDVAMQGGNGLDRLRGFDKFLHETSNHQNAVSDFDKYLEEPVFPRNNGFNILNWWKVHTPRYPILSMMARDILCVPVSTLGSELAFSTGGRVLDIHLRSVDPDIRQALICGQDWLRMEPEGKNKFLDDKSFWSTVPDQPVLTPIEST from the exons ATGGAAATACAAAGCGAAGCTCCTGCTAAGAAATCGAAAAGGTTAACTTCTGTAGTTTGGAATCACTTTGAGAAGGTCCGAAAAGCCGACTCATGTTACGCCGTGTGTGTACACTGTCAAAAGAAGCTTAGCGGATCAAGCAACAGTGGGACCACCCATTTACGAAATCATCTAATGCGGTGTCTAAAACGATCCAATTTCGACGTTTCACAAATACTTTCTgctaagaagaagaaaaaagaagaGCATGTTACCATCGCTAATGCTAATATCAGTTACGACAGCTACAATGGCGTTCAGATAAAAGAAGAAAACATCATCCCAATCGCTTACAAGTTTGACCAAGAGTCAaagattgaagaaaaagttaaccttGGTAGTTGTAAGTTTGACCAAGAACGAAGTCGACTTGACTTGGCCCGTATGATCATGTTACATGATTATCCACCAAATATGGTGGAACATGTTGGATTCAAAATATTCGTAAAGAATCTTCAACCGATGTTTGAAATTATCACCACGAGTGCCGTCGAATCTGACTGTTTGACTATTTATGCAAAAGAAAGGCAAAAAGTGTTCGAAATTATACAGAATTTGCATTGTCGAATTAGTCTTGCTGTTGGCAAATGGTCTTCACCAGAAAACGTCGAATATCTGTCTTTAACCGCAAATTATATCGACGACAACTGGAAATTACAAAGGAAAATATTAAATTTCTTGACTTTAAATTCTTCTCAAACGGAAGACGCGTTATCAGATTTAGTCATAAAATGTTTAATGGACTGGGATGTGGACCGAAAACTATTTTCAATGACACTCGACGATTGCTTTAGTCATGATGACATCACCTCGAGAACGAAAAGTTGGTTATCCCAAAATCGCCCTCTTTTGAGAAACGGTGAATTATTCGACATGCGATGCGCTTCACATCTCGTGAAATCGCTTATTCAAGATTGTATGGAATCACTTAAAGAAGTGTCCGAAAAGATTCGCGAAAGCGTGCGGTACGTTAAAAGTTCGCTAGTCACACAAGCGAAGTTCGACGAGTTGGCTCAACAGGCCGATATCGCAACTGTAAAAAGTTTACGTCTTGATAATCAAATGAGATGGAATTCGACGTATTTAATGTTAGATACAGCTTTAGAATACAGGGGCGCGTTTTATTTACTTCAAGAACACGATTCTGATTACGCAACGTCTATTTCTGAAGAAGAATGGCAATGGGCGAGCTCGATTGCTTCGTTTATGAAACTTCTTGTTGAGGTCACAAAAGTCTTTTCACATTCACAAAACAAATTTCCAACTGCAAACATATATTTTTCAGAAATATGTGATATTCATATACAGTTGATTGATTTTTGCAAAAACCCAGATGAATTTATCAGTTCCCTTGCAACAAATATGAAGATCAAATTCGATAAATATTGGGATAAATGTGGGTTAGGGTTGGCAATAGCTGCAATTTTAGATCCAAGATTTAAGATGAAGCTTGTAGAGTACTACTATAAACAGATTTATGATATAGAAGCTCCCGAACGTATACGAGATGTTTCCGAGGGTATTCGGGAGCTTTTTAATGAGTATTCTATCGACCCGTGTTCACTTGATGACGTGGCAATGCAAGGTGGCAACGGTTTGGACCGGTTAAGAGGGTTTGATAAGTTTCTTCATGAAACTTCAAACCACCAAAACGCGGTTTCGGATTTTGATAAGTATTTAGAGGAACCCGTTTTTCCAAGAAATAACGGCTTTAATATTCTTAATTGGTGGAAAGTTCACACACCGAGGTACCCGATCTTGTCGATGATGGCACGTGATATTTTGTGTGTTCCGGTTTCGACTCTTGGATCTGAGCTGGCGTTTAGTACAGGTGGCAGAGTTCTTGATATTCATTTGAGATCTGTTGATCCTGATATTCGACAAGCTTTGATTTGTGGGCAAGATTGGCTGCGGATGGAACCCGAGG GAAAAAACAAATTCTTGGACGACAAGAGTTTCTGGTCAACCGTACCTGACCAACCTGTTTTGACACCCATTGAGTCGACGTAG
- the LOC139851389 gene encoding E3 ubiquitin-protein ligase CCNB1IP1 homolog isoform X2 translates to MRCNACWRELEGRAISTTCGHLLCNEDASKILGNDAACPICDQVLSKSLMKPVDINPNDEWVNMAMAGISPQILMKSAYRSVMFYIGQKELEMQFKMNRIVAQCRQKCETMQEKFTEKMEQIHTAYQKMSKRCQMMEQEIENLSKDKQELQEKFSEKSRQKRKLDEMYDQLRSEYESVKRSAIQPANFFSRTEPDLFASPANMMDNRDHMRNGPREDIWPQTTRQNSSNSGPFDIPPSPPTKHSAVPVDNRRPIGRSMFGGGGGGGVGGGGGGGGASNPSMTLRNLILSPMKRPQVSRNRPQLFT, encoded by the exons TGCAACGCATGCTGGCGGGAACTGGAAGGACGAGCTATATCTACCACATGTGGCCATCTCTTAT GCAATGAGGATGCTAGTAAGATACTAGGCAACGATGCCGCCTGCCCTATTTGTGATCAAGTTCTTTCTAAAAG TCTCATGAAACCTGTGGATATCAACCCAAATGACGAATGGGTAAAT ATGGCTATGGCTGGAATATCTCCTCAGATAT TAATGAAGAGTGCATATAGAAGCGTTATGTTCTACATTGGGCAAAAAGAATTAGAAATGCAGTTCAAGATGAACAGGATAGTAGCTCAGTGCAGGCAGAAATGTGAGACAATGCAAGAGAAGTTCACTGAAAAAATGGAGCAGATCCATactgcatatcagaaaatgtccaAAAGATGCCAAATGATGGAACAAGAAATCGAAAACTTGTCCAAAGATAAGCAAGAGCTCCAAGAAAAGTTCTCTGAAAAATCCag GCAAAAGCGCAAACTGGATGAGATGTATGACCAGTTGAGAAGTGAGTATGAGTCGGTCAAACGGTCAGCCATTCAGCCTGCAAACTTCTTTTCAAGGACAGAGCCTGATTTGTTTGCCAGTCCAGCCAACATGATGGATAACAGAGATCACATGAGGAATG GACCCCGAGAAGATATATGGCCACAAACAACAAGACAAAACAGTTCTAATTCTGGGCCATTCGACATCCCTCCTAGCCCACCCACTAAACATTCAGCAGTTCCAGTTGATAACAGAAGACCTATTGGTCGCTCCATGttcggcggcggcggcggcggtggagttggcggtggtggtggtgggggtggAGCAAGCAACCCCTCTATGACACTTAGAAATCTGATATTGTCACCAATGAAACGTCCTCAGGTCTCTCGTAACCGCCCACAGTTATTCACGTAA
- the LOC139853441 gene encoding uncharacterized protein encodes MEAIWNLEDKLKLSTQAVVIFFAATVFLVVAVVGLCAATALGKKARMNIQDRGVVVEPGEVNGSMGQCLRWSKASKWEGNLSASRKEQPTPLLSTGGGEVGWPSHNATSPVWQRPILMGGKCEFPRFSGLILYDESGKPLDQGHSVVDIQEQQPTVTATFRDLV; translated from the exons ATGGAAGCAATTTGGAACTTGGAAGATAAACTGAAGCTTTCAACTCAAGCTGTTGTAATCTTCTTTGCCGCTACCGTTTTTCTCGTTGTCGCGGTAGTCGGGCTCTGTGCTGCAACAGCCTTAGGGAAGAAAGCTAGAATGAATATTCAAGACCGTGGTGTTGTGGTTGAGCCCGGTGAGGTGAACGGGTCAATGGGTCAATGTTTAAGGTGGAGTAAGGCTAGTAAATGGGAAGGGAATTTGAGTGCGAGTAGGAAAGAGCAGCCCACGCCTTTGCTGAGTACAGGTGGCGGTGAGGTGGGCTGGCCCAGTCATAATGCGACGTCTCCGGTGTGGCAGCGGCCCATACTTATGGGTGGGAAGTGTGAGTTTCCGAGGTTTAGTGGGCTCATTCTTTATGATGAAAGTGGGAAGCCGCTCGATCAAGGCCACTCTGTTGTTGATATCCAG GAACAGCAGCCTACGGTTACAGCTACTTTTCGAGACCTTGTGTAG
- the LOC139851389 gene encoding E3 ubiquitin-protein ligase CCNB1IP1 homolog isoform X1, translated as MRCNACWRELEGRAISTTCGHLLCNEDASKILGNDAACPICDQVLSKSLMKPVDINPNDEWVNMAMAGISPQILMKSAYRSVMFYIGQKELEMQFKMNRIVAQCRQKCETMQEKFTEKMEQIHTAYQKMSKRCQMMEQEIENLSKDKQELQEKFSEKSRQKRKLDEMYDQLRSEYESVKRSAIQPANFFSRTEPDLFASPANMMDNRDHMRNDWAVLTPATPGPREDIWPQTTRQNSSNSGPFDIPPSPPTKHSAVPVDNRRPIGRSMFGGGGGGGVGGGGGGGGASNPSMTLRNLILSPMKRPQVSRNRPQLFT; from the exons TGCAACGCATGCTGGCGGGAACTGGAAGGACGAGCTATATCTACCACATGTGGCCATCTCTTAT GCAATGAGGATGCTAGTAAGATACTAGGCAACGATGCCGCCTGCCCTATTTGTGATCAAGTTCTTTCTAAAAG TCTCATGAAACCTGTGGATATCAACCCAAATGACGAATGGGTAAAT ATGGCTATGGCTGGAATATCTCCTCAGATAT TAATGAAGAGTGCATATAGAAGCGTTATGTTCTACATTGGGCAAAAAGAATTAGAAATGCAGTTCAAGATGAACAGGATAGTAGCTCAGTGCAGGCAGAAATGTGAGACAATGCAAGAGAAGTTCACTGAAAAAATGGAGCAGATCCATactgcatatcagaaaatgtccaAAAGATGCCAAATGATGGAACAAGAAATCGAAAACTTGTCCAAAGATAAGCAAGAGCTCCAAGAAAAGTTCTCTGAAAAATCCag GCAAAAGCGCAAACTGGATGAGATGTATGACCAGTTGAGAAGTGAGTATGAGTCGGTCAAACGGTCAGCCATTCAGCCTGCAAACTTCTTTTCAAGGACAGAGCCTGATTTGTTTGCCAGTCCAGCCAACATGATGGATAACAGAGATCACATGAGGAATG ATTGGGCGGTTTTGACCCCTGCCACTCCAGGACCCCGAGAAGATATATGGCCACAAACAACAAGACAAAACAGTTCTAATTCTGGGCCATTCGACATCCCTCCTAGCCCACCCACTAAACATTCAGCAGTTCCAGTTGATAACAGAAGACCTATTGGTCGCTCCATGttcggcggcggcggcggcggtggagttggcggtggtggtggtgggggtggAGCAAGCAACCCCTCTATGACACTTAGAAATCTGATATTGTCACCAATGAAACGTCCTCAGGTCTCTCGTAACCGCCCACAGTTATTCACGTAA